Proteins from a genomic interval of Zingiber officinale cultivar Zhangliang chromosome 1B, Zo_v1.1, whole genome shotgun sequence:
- the LOC122052131 gene encoding aldehyde dehydrogenase family 2 member C4-like: MGSELKKPEIKFTKLFINGDFVDAVSGRTFETIDPRTGDVITMVAEGDKEDVDLAVDAAREAFDHGKWPRLTGCERGKIMMKFADLIEQHVEEIATLDALEVGKLFLLNKLYDVPSSADMLRYFAGAADKIHGQTLKMSGAMHGYTLKEPIGVVGLIIPWNFPAAMFFFKVAPALAAGCTMVVKPSEQSSLSALYIAHLAKQAGIPDGVLNVVSGFGPTAGAAIASHMDINHVSFTGSTEVGRLIMEAAARSNLKPVSLELTGKSPLIIFDDADINKAVELAMGAIFYNKGEVCVAASRVYVQEGIYDEFVEKAVASVKYWKIGDPFDPEVHQGPQADKKQFERILGCIEQGKKEGATILTGGKAWGEKGYYIEPTIFANVTEDMVIAKEEIFGPVMSLMKFKTIEEAIQKANNTKYGLAAGIVTKNLDIANRMSRSVRAGNIWINCYSALDRNLPFGGFKMSGFGKDLGIDSVEKYMQIKAVVTPLYDSPWL; this comes from the exons ATGGGCAGTGAACTCAAGAAGCCAGAGATAAAGTTTACCAAGCTCTTCATCAATGGCGACTTCGTCGATGCCGTCTCAG GGAGGACGTTTGAGACGATCGATCCACGCACAGGGGATGTGATAACCATGGTGGCCGAGGGTGACAAAGAGGACGTGGATTTAGCAGTGGATGCTGCAAGAGAAGCCTTTGACCATGGAAAGTGGCCTCGCCTCACTGGATGC GAACGAGGAAAGATTATGATGAAGTTTGCAGACCTGATCGAACAACACGTAGAGGAAATAGCGACGCTAGACGCCTTGGAGGTGGGGAAGTTGTTCCTCCTCAACAAGCTTTATGATGTTCCAAGTTCTGCCGACATGCTTCGCTACTTTGCCGGCGCTGCTGATAAGATCCACGGTCAAACACTGAAGATGTCTGGTGCGATGCACGGATACACCCTCAAGGAACCCATCGGGGTGGTCGGGCTCATAATTCCTTGGAATTTTCCCGCCGCCATGTTCTTCTTCAAGGTCGCACCTGCTCTGGCTGCAGGTTGCACCATGGTTGTCAAGCCATCGGAGCAAAGCTCACTATCTGCGCTCTACATCGCTCACTTAGCTAAACAG GCAGGAATTCCAGATGGTGTTCTGAATGTTGTGAGTGGTTTTGGCCCAACTGCGGGAGCTGCTATCGCTTCTCACATGGACATCAACCAT GTTAGCTTCACAGGATCCACCGAAGTCGGACGTTTGATCATGGAAGCCGCAGCGCGAAGCAATTTGAAACCCGTATCCCTTGAATTGACAGGGAAATCGCCATTGATCATCTTTGACGACGCAGATATTAACAAGGCTGTTGAGCTTGCCATGGGAGCAATATTCTACAACAAG GGCGAAGTATGCGTAGCGGCATCGCGAGTCTATGTACAAGAAGGAATTTACGATGAGTTTGTGGAGAAGGCAGTGGCGAGTGTTAAATACTGGAAGATCGGTGACCCTTTTGATCCAGAGGTTCATCAAGGACCTCAG GCCGATAAGAAGCAATTTGAAAGGATCCTTGGCTGCATTGAGCAAGGTAAGAAAGAAGGAGCAACCATTCTTACAGGCGGCAAGGCCTGGGGTGAAAAAGGTTACTATATAGAACCCACAATATTTGCAAATGTCACG GAGGACATGGTGATTGCCAAGGAGGAAATATTTGGACCAGTCATGTCCCTCATGAAGTTCAA GACGATTGAGGAGGCGATCCAGAAGGCGAACAATACAAAATATGGATTGGCAGCGGGCATTGTGACGAAGAACTTGGACATAGCAAACAGGATGTCGAGGTCAGTTCGCGCAGGCAACATCTGGATCAACTGCTATTCTGCTTTGGATAGGAACCTTCCTTTTGGTGGCTTCAAAATGAGTGGGTTTGGGAAGGACCTGGGCATCGATTCAGTCGAGAAGTACATGCAAATCAAGGCTGTTGTCACTCCCCTCTATGATTCCCCTTGGCTGTGA